One Burkholderia sp. PAMC 26561 genomic window carries:
- a CDS encoding dTDP-4-dehydrorhamnose reductase family protein, producing MTMGGSNFKVALIGASGLLGRSVANELVVQRHWQVARTAFRHGDATTFMLDIRDEDAARRFILEQKPDAIVVAAAERRPDICENDPSLARALNVDALRFIGTVAGEIGAWVLSISTDYVFDGTQPPYHPDDAPNPLNAYGRSKLEGERALMQTTEHSCVLRLPLLYGPVTDWGESAVTSLAPAVAKSAGDNAPALMDAWATRYPTFTPDVAVVVRQLLERCESGTPVNGVMHWSGNEPMTKFDIATSIARVLRINARILPQYTPADATPRPKNCHLASAALESMNLGRRTPFEAGIQAVLNNWPLATVARN from the coding sequence CGTTGATTGGCGCATCCGGACTACTTGGGCGCTCTGTTGCAAACGAACTCGTCGTTCAGAGGCACTGGCAGGTTGCTCGAACGGCATTTCGGCATGGCGACGCGACCACTTTCATGCTCGATATCCGAGACGAAGACGCTGCGCGCCGGTTCATCCTGGAGCAGAAACCGGATGCCATCGTGGTAGCTGCCGCAGAACGCCGCCCCGATATATGCGAAAACGATCCCTCGCTCGCAAGGGCATTGAATGTGGATGCGTTGCGCTTCATCGGGACGGTCGCTGGCGAAATCGGGGCATGGGTACTGTCGATTTCCACCGATTATGTATTCGATGGCACTCAACCGCCCTATCATCCGGACGATGCACCGAATCCGCTGAACGCCTACGGCCGAAGCAAGCTCGAGGGTGAGCGTGCGTTGATGCAAACGACTGAGCATTCCTGTGTCTTGCGTCTGCCGCTGCTGTACGGGCCGGTGACTGACTGGGGCGAATCGGCCGTGACCAGCCTAGCGCCTGCGGTTGCGAAGTCAGCCGGCGATAATGCTCCAGCACTCATGGACGCTTGGGCAACGCGTTATCCGACCTTTACGCCGGACGTGGCGGTCGTGGTGCGGCAATTACTGGAGCGCTGCGAGTCCGGCACGCCCGTCAATGGCGTGATGCACTGGTCTGGCAATGAGCCAATGACGAAGTTTGATATTGCAACGAGCATTGCTCGGGTGTTGCGGATCAACGCCAGGATTCTTCCCCAGTACACGCCGGCCGACGCAACACCTCGCCCGAAGAATTGCCATCTCGCATCGGCCGCACTGGAATCGATGAATCTCGGTCGAAGGACGCCATTTGAGGCTGGAATTCAGGCCGTTTTAAACAACTGGCCATTAGCGACAGTTGCACGGAACTGA